In Novosphingobium kaempferiae, the DNA window CGCACCACGGCGACCTCGAAACCCGCTTCCAGCAGGTCGCGCATATGCGATTCTACGCACATGTTGGCCAGCATCCCCGCGAGGATGACCTGGTTCACGCCCTGCTTCCCGAGCTGGAACTTCAGGTCGTTCGCCTGCGGACCGTAGAGCTTGTGCGGCGAGCAGATGATGGTCCTGCCATCCTCGATGAAGGGCTTGAACTCCTCCATGAAATCGGCGCCCGATCCGCGAAAATCGCCGACCTCGTAGGGGCCGGTCCGATCGAAGGCGCCGACATCGTGCTGGAACCGCTCCAGCGGGGCCTGCCAGCGCCAGTCGTGATCCCAGTGATAGTAGTAATGGGGAGAGACGGCGACGACGATGCCCGCCTTCTTGGCCGCCCCGAACAGTTCGACGAGATTGGGCACGAGATTGTTCTCGGTGACGCTCTCTCCGACGGCGGCCCAGGCCAGCCCCTTCTCGCTCATGACGTCAACCTGCGGGTCGATCACCACGAACGCCACCCGCTGCCTGTCCAGCGTCATGTCCGTCGCGGGAAGCGCGGGAGTCTCGGTATCGGCATAGAGTTCGGCAGACTTCGGCGAATAGTTCGGCTTCATTGCGCGTTCCCTCACAGCTTTTGCTTTCGATAGACGCCGGAATCCGACCCGCGAGCGCCGGTAATGCCAACTACCGGCCCACTATCAATCCAGATGGCGTCTGCTCGATCTCTGTTGCGGACAACATGGCTCAGGACCGTGATTGCGACATTTAAATCGTTGTAAAATCTGATTTTGAAAGGGAACCGTCACAACTTTCCGCTCACCTGCAAAAAGCCCCGCCGGCCGGGACATCCGGCTGGCGGGGCTAGATCACGCATTTGTGAGAGGCAGGTCGTGCGGACCCGTTTACGCGCGCCCCTTCTCCGCGCCGCCATCGCGAAGCAACGCCCTGGCGGTGTCCACGATGATGAGCCAAGCACCCGCAAGGATCGCGGTGTCCTTCAGGACCAATCGCCCCGCGCCGGACAGGTACGGGAAGCCGTGATGGGCATCGCCCAGCGCAGGCACCCATGCCTCGGGCGTCGTAACCAGGAACGACATCGTGACGAAGGGTGTAGCGAAGGCCAGCGCTGCGCCGACGATCCCCAGCCGGCGCGATACCAGCCCGGCAAGCGTCAGGCCGCCGATCACCAGTTCCAGCGCGCCCAGCCCGTCAGAGAACCCGTAGGTATTGTTGGCCGTCTGCCATGCGCGCTGCTCCGGCTTGAGCTCGCCTTCATGCGTCATATGCGCCTTGTACTCTTCCGGGTGCTCGTAGAAGAACGACATGACCGGACTATTGGCGACGAACGGCGTGATGCTGTCCGCCTCGTAGGGCACGAACTTGAGCGCGCCGATCCACAGGAAGATGACGGCGATGGCGATCTTCATCGCGGCGATGCCCAGTCGGTTCGACTGCGAATCGGCGACCAGCGAGAGAACGCGGCGTATCGAGCTGTTCATGACGATTTTCCTCCGTTCTCAGGCTGCGGCAAAGGCGTCGAGCGTGCGGGTCGAATAGACCAGCGCCGCGCCTGCGTTGATGGCGATCGCCACGCCGAGGGCCTCCGCGATCTCCTCCTGCGTCACGCCCAGCTTCTTCGCTTCGGCGGTGTGGACGGCGATACATCCGTCGCAGCGCAAGCTGACGGCGGCGGCCAGCGCGATCAGTTCGCGGGTCTTGCCGTCCAGATGGCCGGTCTTCGCGCCCGCGCCGCTCAGCGCGGCATACCCCTTCACGGTGTCAGGGCTGAGGCTGGCGATCTCGCCGACGCCGGCGACGACCTGACCCCGATACGCATTCCAATCCAGCATCGACATTGCAGTCTCCATGTATCAATTGCAGGAGACCATCTGGGAAACCGGGCCGCTTCGGGACATGTCCGTGCGGCGCGATTCCATGTCCGGGCGGATCAAATGAACACCAGCATGTCCGATGGCGCGGCCGAACTGCTCAGGGCGATGGCACCGCTGCTGCGCATCAGGCCCGAGATCGAGGACTTCTGCCGCTTCGGCGGATCCTGGGACTCGCCGCACGCGCCTCTGGGACAAGGGTTCGCCCAGTTCCACATCGTCACCCGCGGCGCCTGCATCATCGATCGGCCCGGGCGGGAGCCAATAACTCTGGCCGCCGGCGACATCCTCCTGCTCCCGCATGGCGACAGCCACGTCGTCCGCAGCCGCCTGGCGGGCGTGCGCAGGCCGATCGCCAGTGAATTCCGCAACGGCGTGCGCGACCGCTCGACGTCGGGGGCGGAGCAGGACACCGAACTTCTTTGCGGCAGGCTCGTCTTCGAGGCGGACGAGCGCAATCCACTGCTGTCCGCCCTGCCCGACGAGATCGTCATCCGCACCGCCGACGCTCCGGTGATGGAGCGTTTCCGGCGCCTGCTGACCGACATCCGTGACGAACTCGACGGAGGTCTCGCCGGATCGGAGATCGTCGCCTCCGACTTTGCCCGCGCCCTGTTCGTCCTGATGCTGCGCGACCACCTCACGACGACCGCGATCGACGACGGCGCCCTCTCCCTTCTGCGCGACCGCACGACGGCGCGCGTGGTCCTCGCCGTGCTGGCGGACCTGCCACGCGAATGGACGCTGGACGAAATGGCGACGATCGCCGTGACCTCACGGGCAAGCCTAATCCGCAGCTTTCGACGCCACGGCGGCACCAGCCCGATGGCGTTCCTGTCAGACCTGCGCCTGACGATCGCCCGCCAGCGCCTCGCCGGTACGTCCGATCCCATCGCGAAGATCGCCGCCGACGTCGGCTACACCTCGGAAAGCGCACTCAGCAAGGCCATCCTGCGCCGCTTCGGCCTGCGCCCCGGCGCCCTGCGGGTCGCGGAGGCATCGGTGTAAGCTGGCGGAGACCGGGGAAAGGTCTTGCAACTCAGTCGGTTGCAAGGAGTTCTTGGCGGAGAGGGTGGGATTCGAACCCACGGTACGGTTACCCGTACACCGCATTTCGAGTGCGGCGCATTCGACCACTCTGCCACCTCTCCGCTAGAAGATGTGTGCGGTGGAAAAGGCTTCCACCGGGTCGGGAAGCGCGCCGTTAGCCGACCTTTTCGAGCTTGCCAAGCCCTGATTTCATTTTTCCGGGAACAGCGCCTCCGGTTCGCTTGTTTGACCTGTGGATGAAAACTATATCTCGCCCATGAACAGAGCGTCCTTCTTCTCCCCTCAGGCCGGACGCGTCATCGACGCGCCGCTCCGGACCCGGGCGCGGTTTGCCATCGGCGATGTCGTTCGCCACCGGCATCACGACTTTCGCGGCGTCGTCTTCGACATCGATCCGGTCTTCGCCAACAGCGAGGAATGGTATCAGTCGATCCCGGCCGAAGTCCGCCCCAAACGCGACCAGCCCTTCTACCATCTCCTCGCTGAGAACGAGGAATCGAGCTACGTCGCCTATGTCAGTCAGCAGAACCTGACCGACGATGCCGACGGCGGCCCGGTGGATCATCCTTCGCTTTCGGAGATGTTCGAGGACTTCAGCAACGGGCGCTATCGCCTGCGTCGCGGCCTCGCCCACTAAGCTTCAGAACGGCGCGGAGGGGCGGTAGGCCTCGTCCAGCCGCGAGGCGGCCAGCAGCTTCGTTATCATCGTGGCGGGCACGGGGCGCGACAGCAAGTAGCCCTGAACCTCCGGGCAGCCCACGCGGTCGAGGAAGGCGAGCTGACTTTCCGTCTCCACGCCCTCGGCCGTCAGGCGCAGGCCGTTCGCGCGGGCGAGGCCGACGATCGCCTCCACCAGCGCCGCACCGGGGATCGTGTCGACCGCGTTGACGAAGGAACGGTCGATCTTGATCCGGTCTACCGCGAAGTCGCGGATGTGGCTGAGCGAGGAATAGCCCGTCCCGAAATCGTCCAGCGCGCAGGCGACGCCCAGCCGTCGCAGTTCGGCCAGCGAGCGCGCCACTTCGCCCGACGCGCCCATCAGCGCCGTCTCGGTCAGTTCCAGCTCCAGCCGGTCGGCGCTCACCCCGCCCGCCGCCAGCACTTCGCGCACGGTGTCGACGAACTTGCGGCTGCGTAGCTGGATCGGCGAGACGTTGACTGCGACGCGCAAGTCTGGCCAGGCGCGCGCGTCCTTTATCGCGCGGCGCAGCACCCATTCGCCCAGCACGGCGATCAGGCCGGTCTCTTCGGCCGAGCGGATGAAGTCCACCGGCGCGACAAGGCCCTGCTGCGGGTGCTGCCAGCGCAGCAGCGCCTCCACCCCGATCATGCGGCGATCCGCCACCGCCCAGATCGGCTGGTAGTGGACTTCAAGCTGCCGGTCGCAGTCGGCCAGGGCGAGGCGCAGTTCGCGGTAGGTCTCCTCACGCGAGCGGACATCGACGTCCATCTCCGGCGTGAAGAACACGAAGCGACTGCGTCCTTCGGTCTTGGCCTTGTAAAGCGCGATGTCGGCCTTGCGGGTGAGTTCGGTACGGTCGAGGCCGTGCGAGGGTGCGACGGCGACGCCGATGCTGGCGCCGATGAAGGCCTGCGAGCCCGACAGGTCGAACGGTCGCTCGATCTCCGCCACGATGCGCGTGCAGATACCGTCGATGGCGGCGAGGTCGTCGGGCTCGCCGATCAGGATGGCGAACTCGTCCCCGCCCAGTCGCGCGACGATGTCATAGCCGCGCACTTCGGCGACCAGGCGGCGCGCCACCTGCCGGATCAGCGCATCGCCCGCCGGATGGCCCAGCGTGTCGTTGACCTGCTTGAAGCGATCGAGATCGATGTAGAGCAGCGCCAGCAGCGACTTGTGCCGCCGCGAGCGCGACAGCGCCTCGTCCAGCCGCTGTTCGAACATCGCCCGGTTGCCGAGTCCGGTGAGTTCGTCGTGCATGGCGCGGTGCTGCGCGTCGATGCGGCTTTCCTCAAGATCGTGCGTGCGCCGCGCCAGCCGGCTGGCGAGCAGGAACATGACCGCCGCGATCACCAGCAGCACGATCGCCAGCACCGGGGCCAGCGCGGAGATGACCTGGCTACCCGGCGCAAAAGGGCGCCAAACCAGATAGCCGACGGTGCGCTGCGCACGGTCGTGCAGCGGGATCGACCGCAGGTTGTCACCGCTCGCCGGAACGGGGGCATAGTGCGCCTGGGCCAGACCGTACTGCTCGTTGATCCCGGCGAAGAACTCGGCGTCGAGATAGACCACCGCGACATGCACCGCCTCGGTTCCGGGAACCTGATGCAGCGTGCCGCTGTCGGTGACGATCGGCTTGAGGCTGACGATGGCGGGGCGGCCCCGGACTACCGCGATGTCGGCCTGCCCCGGCGAGAGCATGGCGACGTCCGCCTCGGTGCGCCGCCTGACGGTCTGCGTGTGGCGCAGCCGGGCCAGCAGCGGAGCCGCGATGGCCTTGATAGCAAGGAAGTCCTCGGGCCGTGTCCGCTTGCCACCGCGCATGGCGTAGATCGCTGCTCCTGCGGGATCGAGCAGGTAGACCTCGTCGATCCCGGCGTAGTTCTCGAACCAGATGCCGAGATTGAGATCGAGCCAGCGCGCATCGAGCGGGCGCTTGCGCGCTTCGCGCACGGCCTCGTCCCAGACGGTCGAGGATTCCTGAGCATGGGCGATCCGCTCTATGCTCTGCGAGAGGACCAGCGAGACGATGGCCCGGTCGCGGTTGCGCGCCATGCGATCGACTTCGCGCCCGGACCACTCCAGCAGGCCGAGGATCAATACGAGGATGCACAAGGCCGCCAGCACGATCGGCGCGGTGAAGCGCACGACCGTCTTCTTTCGGCTTTCGCTCAAGGCCAATCGGGACGCCACATCGGCATGCCTGCACCAGAGCAGATAAGTTTTTATTAACGAAAGCCTCTCCGCGGCGGCATTTTCGCAGTCGGAGCGGCGGAAATCAGCCCTTCAGCTTCCAGCCTGACCGCAGGACGAGGAAAACGACCGTCGCCAGCGCCGCGTCGAGCAGACCAACACCCAGCGCACTGTGCAGCACGGCCATGTTGGTGTCGCCGATGTCGCTCTGGCCGAGGAAGCCGAAGCGGAAGCCCGAGATCACATAGAAGAACGGATTGACGCGGCTGATCGCCTGGAAAGCGGGCGCGAGGTTGTCGATCACGTAGAACGTGCCGGACAGCAGCGAGAGCGGCGCGATGACGAAGTTGGTCACCGCCGCGTTGTGGTCGAACTTCTCCGCCCAGACCGACGACAGCAGGCCCAGCAGCGCGAGGAAGGTGGAACCGGCAAGCCCGAACCACACGACCGCCCACGGGTGCGCCACCGACAGGTCGACGCCCGGCCACAGCAGCATCGCCAGCGTCAGCGCGAGGCCAACCAGCACCGCACGCGTCACCGCTGCGCCGATCATCGCCAGCATCAGCTCGGCCTCGGTCAGCGGCGGCATCAGGAAGTCGATGATAGTGCCCTGCACCTTGCCGGCAAGGAACGAGAAGCTGGAATTGGCGAAGGCGTTCTGCATCATGCCCATGACGATCAGGCCCGGCGCCACGAAGGTCGCGAAGTTGACGCCCAGCACCTCGCGCCCGCCGCGCCCCAGCGCGACGGTGAAGATCACCAGAAATAGCATCGTGGTGATGGCCGGGGCCCAGATCGTCTGGGTCTGGACCTTGAAGAAGCGCCGAACCTCCTTCATATAGAGCGTCTTGAGCCCCACCCAGTTTACCTGGTGGATGATCGGCTCTCCCTTTGCCGGAAATCGGCGCGCCGTACTGTCATCGGGGTTGATGATCCCGGAGGCGTCCGGCAGGTCGGTCGAATAGGATTGATCGGGCATGTACCGGCGACTATCGGCTGACGCCTTCCGAGGCAAGCGGCGCCTGGAAATCGGGGGCGATTCTCTGATCGCCTTCCTTGAAGTGATGGAACTGGAATGAGCTGGACGGACGAGCGGATCGAGAAGCTGACCAAGATGTGGGAGGGTGGGTCCACCGCCAGCCAGATCGCGGACGAACTCGGCGGTGTCAGCCGCAACGCGGTGATCGGCAAGGCCCATCGCCTCGGTCTGAAGGCGCGCCCGTCCCCAGTGAAGCCGAACGAGAAGCCCGCGCGTCCCGCGCCCGCTCCGAAGAAGCCCAAGCCGGTGGAGGCTGCGCCCGCGCCCGAGCCGACCCCTGCTCCGCGCGTCGAGGCTCCGGCCGCCCGCGCCGCTGCGCCCGCCCCGCAGGCTCCCGCACCCCGCGCCGAGCCCTCGCCCGCTCCGTCGGCCGATGCTGCCCCGGCCGCTCCCGTGCAGCCGCGCATCGTCTCGGTCGGCCCCGGCGGCTTCCTGCGCCAGGGCCCCGGCGACCAGCAGCAGCCGATCCCGCCCGCTCCGCCGCGCCGCCTCGTGCCCGCGAAGCCGAGCGCGGAGATCGCCGGCAAGACCAGCCTGCTCGACCTCAACGACCGCATCTGCCGCTGGCCGATGGGCCACCCGGGCGAGCCGGACTTCCACTTCTGCGGTGACAAGGTGAACCCCGGGTTCCCCTACTGCGTCGAGCACTGCGGCCGCGCCTATCAGGCGCAGCTCCCGCGCGGTGCGCGCCGTGCGCCGCCGCCGCTGCCGTTCGGTGGCCCCCGTGTTCGCTAAGCGAGTGCGCTGATCCGATGCGCGGGTCGAGGGCCATGCTGGCGGCGTTCGTCGCGCCGCTTGTGCTGTCGCTCTCACCCGCCGTCGCGCAGGAGCCTCCTCCTGCGCCGGTCGCTCCGGCTGCAGCGGCAACACCTGCTCCGGTTCCGGTCGAATACGTCTATGTCGCGCTGACGATGCCCCAGGGCGTCGTCACGCTGGCGCTCGACAAGACCCATGCGCCGCTGACCACGGCCAATTTCCTGAAATACGT includes these proteins:
- a CDS encoding isochorismatase family protein; the protein is MKPNYSPKSAELYADTETPALPATDMTLDRQRVAFVVIDPQVDVMSEKGLAWAAVGESVTENNLVPNLVELFGAAKKAGIVVAVSPHYYYHWDHDWRWQAPLERFQHDVGAFDRTGPYEVGDFRGSGADFMEEFKPFIEDGRTIICSPHKLYGPQANDLKFQLGKQGVNQVILAGMLANMCVESHMRDLLEAGFEVAVVRDAVAAPKLPDGDGYLAALINYRFMANAVWSTDETVEKLLGMAG
- the rclC gene encoding reactive chlorine resistance membrane protein RclC gives rise to the protein MNSSIRRVLSLVADSQSNRLGIAAMKIAIAVIFLWIGALKFVPYEADSITPFVANSPVMSFFYEHPEEYKAHMTHEGELKPEQRAWQTANNTYGFSDGLGALELVIGGLTLAGLVSRRLGIVGAALAFATPFVTMSFLVTTPEAWVPALGDAHHGFPYLSGAGRLVLKDTAILAGAWLIIVDTARALLRDGGAEKGRA
- a CDS encoding carboxymuconolactone decarboxylase family protein; protein product: MLDWNAYRGQVVAGVGEIASLSPDTVKGYAALSGAGAKTGHLDGKTRELIALAAAVSLRCDGCIAVHTAEAKKLGVTQEEIAEALGVAIAINAGAALVYSTRTLDAFAAA
- a CDS encoding AraC family transcriptional regulator, translating into MNTSMSDGAAELLRAMAPLLRIRPEIEDFCRFGGSWDSPHAPLGQGFAQFHIVTRGACIIDRPGREPITLAAGDILLLPHGDSHVVRSRLAGVRRPIASEFRNGVRDRSTSGAEQDTELLCGRLVFEADERNPLLSALPDEIVIRTADAPVMERFRRLLTDIRDELDGGLAGSEIVASDFARALFVLMLRDHLTTTAIDDGALSLLRDRTTARVVLAVLADLPREWTLDEMATIAVTSRASLIRSFRRHGGTSPMAFLSDLRLTIARQRLAGTSDPIAKIAADVGYTSESALSKAILRRFGLRPGALRVAEASV
- the hspQ gene encoding heat shock protein HspQ, which gives rise to MNRASFFSPQAGRVIDAPLRTRARFAIGDVVRHRHHDFRGVVFDIDPVFANSEEWYQSIPAEVRPKRDQPFYHLLAENEESSYVAYVSQQNLTDDADGGPVDHPSLSEMFEDFSNGRYRLRRGLAH
- a CDS encoding putative bifunctional diguanylate cyclase/phosphodiesterase encodes the protein MSESRKKTVVRFTAPIVLAALCILVLILGLLEWSGREVDRMARNRDRAIVSLVLSQSIERIAHAQESSTVWDEAVREARKRPLDARWLDLNLGIWFENYAGIDEVYLLDPAGAAIYAMRGGKRTRPEDFLAIKAIAAPLLARLRHTQTVRRRTEADVAMLSPGQADIAVVRGRPAIVSLKPIVTDSGTLHQVPGTEAVHVAVVYLDAEFFAGINEQYGLAQAHYAPVPASGDNLRSIPLHDRAQRTVGYLVWRPFAPGSQVISALAPVLAIVLLVIAAVMFLLASRLARRTHDLEESRIDAQHRAMHDELTGLGNRAMFEQRLDEALSRSRRHKSLLALLYIDLDRFKQVNDTLGHPAGDALIRQVARRLVAEVRGYDIVARLGGDEFAILIGEPDDLAAIDGICTRIVAEIERPFDLSGSQAFIGASIGVAVAPSHGLDRTELTRKADIALYKAKTEGRSRFVFFTPEMDVDVRSREETYRELRLALADCDRQLEVHYQPIWAVADRRMIGVEALLRWQHPQQGLVAPVDFIRSAEETGLIAVLGEWVLRRAIKDARAWPDLRVAVNVSPIQLRSRKFVDTVREVLAAGGVSADRLELELTETALMGASGEVARSLAELRRLGVACALDDFGTGYSSLSHIRDFAVDRIKIDRSFVNAVDTIPGAALVEAIVGLARANGLRLTAEGVETESQLAFLDRVGCPEVQGYLLSRPVPATMITKLLAASRLDEAYRPSAPF
- a CDS encoding ABC transporter permease; this encodes MPDQSYSTDLPDASGIINPDDSTARRFPAKGEPIIHQVNWVGLKTLYMKEVRRFFKVQTQTIWAPAITTMLFLVIFTVALGRGGREVLGVNFATFVAPGLIVMGMMQNAFANSSFSFLAGKVQGTIIDFLMPPLTEAELMLAMIGAAVTRAVLVGLALTLAMLLWPGVDLSVAHPWAVVWFGLAGSTFLALLGLLSSVWAEKFDHNAAVTNFVIAPLSLLSGTFYVIDNLAPAFQAISRVNPFFYVISGFRFGFLGQSDIGDTNMAVLHSALGVGLLDAALATVVFLVLRSGWKLKG
- a CDS encoding GcrA family cell cycle regulator, with amino-acid sequence MSWTDERIEKLTKMWEGGSTASQIADELGGVSRNAVIGKAHRLGLKARPSPVKPNEKPARPAPAPKKPKPVEAAPAPEPTPAPRVEAPAARAAAPAPQAPAPRAEPSPAPSADAAPAAPVQPRIVSVGPGGFLRQGPGDQQQPIPPAPPRRLVPAKPSAEIAGKTSLLDLNDRICRWPMGHPGEPDFHFCGDKVNPGFPYCVEHCGRAYQAQLPRGARRAPPPLPFGGPRVR